From Aspergillus fumigatus Af293 chromosome 5, whole genome shotgun sequence, a single genomic window includes:
- a CDS encoding ATP-dependent RNA helicase SUV3: MQSWTSRGSRCLFCALRPVFRPMQRSFSTSPILEKTRKSQKAKQEKAEAVEKSSKKNSWKKKALARRPLSQPFIIRDFASIVESELADFKQSLKESSDPALAGWERFERYVLNACKLEDRSSQKVFGPLRHVKTTLQKAYLSSGISGLRSELRYLMHAEEITEKYSAPLLEQQKKVADLRYPAEWYPQARALQRTIHLHVGPTNSGKTYHALQRLQASKNGFYAGPLRLLAQEVYHRFQASGIPCSLVTGDDVKIPEGQTPSIVSNTVEMVNLGQPYDVGVIDEIQMLADPKRGWAWTRAVLGARAKELHLCGETRAVPLVRELAALTGDRLEIHRYKRLNPLKVMDQSIRGDLKNLQKGDCLVAFSRVGIHALKADIEKVTGRRAAIVYGSLPAEIRTQQAKLFNDPDNDYDFLVASDAIGMGLNLSIKRIIFETLVKRVPGGLVRLSVPEIKQIGGRAGRYRPAVQQDKKDNNDSDSNIGLVTCLEEVDLPYIREAMETEPPPLTAAGIFPPDPVFQKFSAYFPRDVPFEYLIKRLLEVCEVNPLFFLCDPRGQLENAEIIDSVVGLPIEDQVTFMAAPMYTRDRKSRSVACAFAECVAEHSGGRLLDIPDLNLEILEEPVSGNKDYLHELEGLHRSVILYSWLSYRFGGIFTDRTLAAHVKEMVEERMVRALTEFSANKKLRKDASLRRQIALQKQIAEQKRVLAEANIEGFEYGVDGERVPVDVSAEDGSLEQEGQESYDPFGDGQEGDTIPVDVSAEDSPLERAAPAARGV, translated from the exons ATGCAGTCATGGACCAGCAGAGGCAGCCGCTGCCTTTTCTGTGCCTTGCGGCCTGTATTTCGTCCCATGCAGCGATCCTTCTCCACGAGCCCCATCTTGGAGAAGACTAGAAAGTCTCAGAAAGCTAAGCAAGAAAAAGCCGAGGCAGTAGAGAAGTCTTCAAAGAAGAAT TcttggaaaaagaaggcaCTGGCCCGTAGACCTCTGAGTCAACCCTTTATCATTCGCGACTTCGCCTCCATCGTCGAGTCCGAGCTAGCAGATTTCAAACAGAGCTTAAAAGAGTCATCCGATCCGGCCTTGGCAGGATGGGAAAGATTCGAGCGTTATGTTCTGAATGCCTGCAAGCTGGAAGACCGGTCGAGCCAGAAAGTTTTTGGCCCTCTACGCCATGTCAAAACCACACTTCAGAAAGCCTATCTCAGCTCCGGTATATCGGGTCTGAGGAGTGAGCTGAGGTATCTTATGCACGCCGAAGAGATTACTGAAAAGTATTCTGCTCCCCTTCTGGAACAACAAAAGAAGGTTGCGGACTTGCGCTATCCGGCAGAATGGTACCCTCAAGCTCGAGCGCTGCAACGGACAATCCACTTGCATGTTGGACCGACGAATTCTGGGAAGACTTATCATGCGTTACAACGGCTTCAAGCTTCCAAAAATGGCTTCTACGCCGGGCCGCTTAGACTCCTTGCCCAAGAGGTGTATCATCGATTTCAAGCGAGCGGGATCCCCTGTAGCCTTGTGACCGGGGATGATGTTAAAATACCGGAAGGGCAAACTCCGTCCATTGTCAGCAACACAGTTGAAATGGTCAATCTAGGACAGCCGTATGACGTTGGAGTCATCGACGAGATTCAGATGCTCGCGGACCCTAAACGTGGCTGGGCGTGGACTCGTGCTGTCCTTGGTGCGCGGGCCAAGGAACTTCACCTTTGTGGCGAAACAAGAGCCGTGCCCTTGGTTCGAGAGCTTGCGGCTCTCACAGGTGATAGACTCGAGATCCATCGGTACAAACGATTGAATCCACTCAAAGTCATGGATCAGAGTATTAGAGGCGATTTGAAGAATCTTCAGAAAGGAGATTGCCTAGTTGCTTTCTCCCGCGTCGGGATCCACGCACTGAAAGCAGATATTGAGAAAGTTACAGGCAGACGAGCAGCGATTGTGTATGGGAGCTTGCCAGCAGAGATTCGTACGCAGCAGGCCAAACTCTTCAATGACCCCGACAACGATTATGATTTCCTGGTTGCGAGTGATGCTATTGGTATGGGGCTAAACTT GAGTATTAAGCGCATTATCTTCGAGACCCTAGTTAAAAGGGTCCCGGGGGGATTAGTGAGGCTGTCAGTTCCCGAGATCAAGCAAATTGGAGGTCGGGCTGGCCGTTATCGCCCGGCTGTGCAgcaagacaagaaagatAACAACGACTCTGACTCAAATATTGGCTTGGTGACATGCCTGGAGGAAGTCGATTTGCCATATATTCGCGAGGCAATGGAGACTGAACCACCACCGCTTACGGCTGCCGGCATTTTCCCTCCTGATCCTGTGTTCCAAAAGTTCTCCGCCTATTTCCCGCGGGATGTTCCTTTTGAGTACCTTATCAAGCGTCTGCTGGAAGTCTGTGAAGTCAATCCTCTGTTTTTCCTGTGTGACCCTCGCGGTCAACTTGAGAATGCGGAAATCATAGACAGTGTGGTTGGCCTACCTATAGAAGATCAAGTGACTTTTATGGCTGCGCCCATGTACACCCGGGATAGAAAATCACGCAGCGTTGCTTGCGCGTTTGCCGAATGTGTTGCAGAGCATTCAGGTGGCAGACTGCTTGATATCCCTGACCTGAATCTGGAAATCCTCGAGGAACCGGTGTCTGGAAACAAGGACTATCTGCATGAGCTAGAAGGCCTACACAGATCGGTCATCCTATATTCTTGGTTAAGCTACCGATTTGGGGGTATATTCACGGATCGCACTCTCGCAGCTCATGTCAAGGAGATGGTGGAAGAGAGGATGGTCAGGGCGCTTACTGAATTCTCTGCCAACAAGAAGCTAAGGAAAGATGCATCACTGCGCCGACAGATCGctttgcagaagcagattgcGGAGCAGAAACGGGTTCTTGCTGAAGCAAACATTGAAGGATTCGAATATGGAGTGGACGGAGAACGTGTCCCAGTTGATGTCTCTGCGGAGGATGGTTCTCTGGAGCAAGAGGGTCAAGAGAGTTATGATCCATTTGGAGACGGCCAGGAAGGGGACACAATTCCTGTTGATGTATCTGCTGAGGATAGTCCTCTGGAGAGAGCAGCCCCTGCTGCGCGTGGGGTTTGA